CGTCGAGCCCCGCGCGCCGGAGCGCCGCGCGCACGAGCCCGGCCGCGGGGCCGTCGGCGCGCCGGTCGAAGGCGGACGCGTTAGGCGTCGCCGGCGCCGCCGCGCGCGGGTCGCCGAGCACGACCGTCGCCCGCCGCGCGATGGCGAGGTTACACACCGTGCCGCCCTCGCGGTCGCAGTAGGGCGGCACGTCCGTCCACCCGCCGCCGAAGTCGAGGCGCGCGGGCGCGTGCGCGGTCACGACGCGCGGCACCCCACCCGGCTGCGCGCTCACCCGCGCCTCACGAACTGTGGTCGTGCACGATCTTCCACTCGCCGCCGAGCCGGCGCACGACGAGCGACGTCGGCCCGCGCGCAATGGTCGAATCGGCGCCGGCCGCCGTGCGCTGCGACAGCACGTAGTAGGCGATCGCGTTCGCGACGTCGGGTGCGAGCAGGTCGACTTCGAGCTGTTCGAAGCGGAGCGTCCCGCGCGCGACCCCCGGCGCGAAGCGCGGCGCGTAGGCCGCCCGGATCTCGGGGACCCCGCGCACGATCCCGTGCCGTCCGATGTATGTCGTCCCCTCGCCAGGCGCGTAGAAGCTCACGAAACCGTCGAGGTCGCCACGATTCCATGCGATCGCCGAACGCTCCAGCATCGAGCGGACTCCGGCCAGCGCGGTCGAATCCGCCGATGTGGGCCGCCGCACGAGCCCCCGGCGCACCGGCGGCTGGACGGGCTGCGCGGAGGCAGGAGGACGCACGGCCATCGCTGCCACGACGACCAGCGCCACACCGCGCCCGAGGCGTCGTCGGTCACCGCGGATTCGCTGCACGACGTGTAACATTGAGGCGGGAAGTGGAGGAAAGTGTGCCGGCGCGTCCGCGCCCGCGTTCGGACTGTGAGAGTCCGGGCGCCGCGAATCTACGTCGTGAGAAATCCGTAGCACCGCTGCTGCAGGGCATGCCGTTTGCCCCCGAGAGAGACCGATGCCGGACTTCGAGCAGTACCTCCGCGGTCGCACCTTGATCCTGCTCTCGAACCGGGAGCCGTACGAACACACGGCCGCGAGCGACGGCGGCGCCCCGTCGGCCCGCCGTCCCGCGGGCGGTCTCGTCTCCGCGCTCGACCCGACGATGCAGCGCACCCAGGGCACCTGGGTCGCCTGGGGCTCCGGGTCGGCGGACCGCGAGACCACGGACGCCGAGGGGCGGGTGCAGGTCCCGCCCGAGGCGCCCCGCTACACCCTCCGCCGGGTCTGGCTCGACAGCGCCGACGTGGAGGGCTACTACCAGGGCTTCGCGAATAGCGCGCTCTGGCCGGTGTGCCACATGCTCCTGCAGCACTACAGCTTCCGGCAGGAGCACTGGGAACGCTATGCGGCCGTGAACGTCCGGTTCGCCGACGCGGCCGCCGAGGAGTGCCGACGGGCCGCGCACCCGCCCGTCGTCTGGACGCAGGACTACCATCTCGCCCTCGCGCCCGCGCTCCTCCGCGCGCGCCTGACGGCAACCGGCACGCTCAAGCGCGCGTTCCTGCACCACTTCTGGCACATCCCCTTCCCACCGCCCGACCTCTTCAACCTCCTGCCCACGCACGTCCAGGGCGAGGTGCTGCGCGGGCTACTCGGCAACGACCTGCTCGAGTTCCACACCGAGCGCCACGCGATGAACTTCATGGACTGCGTGGCGACTTTCGTCCCGGGCGCGCAGGTCCGCCGCGAGCACCACTTCGTACGCTACGAGGGCCGCACCGTACGCGTCGGCGCCTTCCCGATCTCGGTCGACGCCGCGTATTACGAGCGGCTCGCCCGCGAGGGCGCCCCGCGCGCGGCCGAGCTGCGCGCGCGCTACGCGGGGCCCGGGCGCACGCTCGCCGTCTCGGTCGACCGGATCGACTACACCAAAGGCATCCCCGAGCGTCTCCGCGCCCTCGACGCGCTCTGGTCGGGCGCGCCCGATCTGCGCGAGAAGCTCACGGTGTTGCTCGTCGGCACGCCGTCGCGCAGCGAGATCGCCTCGTACCAGGCGATCGAGACCGAGGTCGAGGACCTCGTCCAGCACATCAACGCGCAGTGGGGGACCGCTACCTGGACGCCGATCGTCTACGTCCACGAGAACGTCGCGGCCCCGGAGCTCGCCGCGATGTACCGCGCGGCCGACCTCTGCCTCGTCTCCTCGCTGCAGGACGGGATGAACCTCGTCGCCAAGGAGTACGTCGCCTGCAACGTCGACGAGCAGGGTGTGCTCGTGCTCAGCCGATTGACCGGCGCGGCGGAGGAGATCTACGGCGCGGTGCTCATCAACCCCTTCAACGTCGACGGGTTCGTCGAGGGGCTGCGCGAGGCGGTTGCGATGCCACCGGTCGAACGGCGGCGGCGCATGCACGCGATGCGTGACCAACTCGACCGCGCGACCATCTTCGACTGGCTTGCGGCGATCCTGTCGCGCGTCGCCGAGCTCGCCCCGCCCGCCGACGCCGTCGCGGCCGGCGTCCCCTCGAACGACTCGGCCCCGCTCCGCACCACCGCGTCGGGGCGCGACCTCACCCTCGGCGCGGGGTCGACGGTCTGACGCGAGCCGACGTGCTCGCCCCACCGGCGCCCCGCGCGCCGATGGCCGACGCGCCCGCGGACGGCTCGCCCCGCGACGGCTCGCCCGCGGACGCGTCGCCGCCGCACCCCGGCCGCGCGGTGGCCACGCTGCTCGCCGGCCGTGCGCGGGACCACGCTCTCACTGTGCTCGTGGCGGGGCGCCCGCTCGCGCTCTGCCTCGACATCGACGGTACGCTCGCGCCGATCGCGCCGCGGCCGGAAGACGCGCGCACGCCCGAGCCGACGCTCCGCACGCTCGAACGACTCGCCGCGCACCCGGGCGTGCGGGTCGCGCTCGTCACCGGGCGCTCCACCGCCGCCGCACGTGCGCTCGTGCCCGTGCGCGGGCTCTGGATCGTCGGCAATCACGGGGCCGAAACGCTCGCGCCGGACGCGCCCGAGCCCGAGGTCGATCCCGCGGTCGCGGCTTACGGCCCGGCGCTCGACCGCCTCGCGGCCGCGCTCAAACGGTTCACAGGCACGCCGGGCGTCCTCGTCGAGAACAAGCGCTGGAGCCTCTCCCTCCACACCCGCCTCGCCCCGCCCGACGCGCGCCCGGCGATCGTCGACGAGGCCCGCGCGCTCTGCGCGGCCGAGGGGCTCCGCGCGGACGACGGCAAGGCCGTGCTCGAGTTCAAGGCGCCGGTCGCGGTCGACAAGGGCACGGCCACGCTCGCGCTGCTCGCGCGCTGGGGCGCGACCGCGCCCGAGGCGGGTGTGCTCGCCGCGGGCGACGACGCGACGGACGAGCATCTCTTTCGCCGACTGCGCGAGGCCGCCCCGGCCGCCTGCACCGTGCGCGTCGGCGCCGACGCCCCGACTTGGGCCGCGTACCGCCTCGACGACCCGGCGGCGCTGGCGGAGTTCCTCGACGACCTCGCGGACGCGTTAGGAGCCTGAGACGACGCCCGGCGGACCACCGCCGGCTCGCCGTGCGATCGCCTCGCCCTCGTCCCGCGTCAGCCGTCCGAGCCGCACGAGGAACTCGACCGCGTCGCGCGCGCTCGCCGGGTGTAGCGCACCCAGTTCGGCCGGGTCCGCGAGTACGGCGGCGAGCGCGTCGGCGAGCACAGTCGTGGCCTCGTCGGCGATCACCCGCCCTTCGTCAGCGAGCCGGTCGCCCGCGTCTTCTAAGTGGCTCGGCTCGGCCGGCGGCATACCCCCAAACTACCGTTCTGCCAACTCTGGACAGGACGTACATCGCCGAAAATCTGAGTGGACGAGATCCGGTGTCGCAGGTCACAGTAATCCAGCAGATCGGAGCAGAACTCCAGATCTGCGGCGTTACCTCCCCCATAGCGCCTCGTCCCTGTGCTGAACGTCGTACCGCGATCCCGTATGACCGGCCATTTCGGCGCAGGGCCGGCCTGTCGGGCGCCGCAGCGGGGGGTTAAGCTCTTGGCCGTGTCCACCACCACGGTACCCGGGGCGAACCTCGACCCCTCCGATGCGGACCAACAGGTCATCACGAGCGTACTCGCGGGCGACCGCGACGCGTTCTCCGTCCTCATCCACCGATACAGCGACCCGCTGTACCGGCACGCGCTGGGGATGACCGGCAGTCCGGACGTCGCGGAAGACATTCTCCAGCAGTCGTTCATCAAGGCGTTTCACCACCTCGCCGAGGTGCGCGGGCGGTTCGATGCGTGGCTCTTCCGGATCGTAGCAAACGGGTGCAAGGATTGGCTGAAGAACATCCGCCGCACCCACGTCAGCTACGAAGAGGACGACCAGCCGTCGAGCTACGCGACCCCCGACGAGGACCTCGACCGCAGCGAGCTGCGGCAGGACCTGGACCGCGCGCTGGCCACGCTCAACGCGAGCCTCCGCGAGGCCTTCGTCATGAAACACGTCGAGGGGCGGTCGTACGAAGAGATGAGTGACCTGCTCGGGACCACCGTCGGCGCGCTCAAAATGCGCGTCCACCGCGCGCGCGAGGCGCTGCACGCCATTCTGGAGGAGAAATACGCCTGATGATGGACAACCTGACCCCCGAGTTCGGCCGCCCCGAACAGGAACGCGTCCGCCGCCCGGACGCCGCCGTCGCCCCCACGGCCGCTCCGCGTCCGGAGACGGACACGGACGCCGAGCCGCTCACCGGCCACCCCGCCCCCGTCGTGCAGCAGTGGCTTGACGGCGAGCGCACCGAGGCCGAGGCGCGCCGCACCGCCCCGCAGGACGTCGCGATGTGGGCCAAGGTGCAGGGCGAGACCGAGCGGCGCGGCCGCATGACGACGCCCGCGCCCGTGATGGAGCGCCTCCTGGCCGCCATCCCGGCCGCGCCGGAGCCGCAAGGCGACGGCGTGGTGGACAAGGTCAAGAAGCTGTTCGGGAAGTGACAACACGGGGCGCCTCGTGGCGCCCCGTGTTGTCATCCTGAGCGAAGCGAAGGATCGCTGGCCCTGGTAACGGGCCCCTCGGGGGTCGTCGCCGGGGAGCGATCCTTCGTCGCTTCGCTCCCCAGCATGACTCGCGGGCGGTAGTCCGCCCGCGCGTCAGATGTGGATCGCCCGCCCCAGCACCGCGAGCGCGGCCTCCTTCACCGTCTCGCTCAGCGTCGGGTGCGCGTGCACCGTGATCCCGACGTCCTCGCTCGCCGCGCGGTACTCGAACGCCAGCACGACCTCCGAGATCAGGTCGCTCGCGTTGGCCCCGATGATGTGGCAGCCGAGCAGCTCGTCCGTCTCCGCGTCGGCGATGAACTTCACGAAGCCGGTCGTCTCGGCCATCGTGCGCGCGCGGCCGTTGGCGGAGAAGGGGAACTTGCCCGTCTTGTACGGCCGCCCTTCGGCCTTGACCTCGTGCTCCGCGTAGCCGACCGAGGCGATCTCCGGCCAGGTGTAGA
This is a stretch of genomic DNA from Gemmatimonadetes bacterium T265. It encodes these proteins:
- the sigW gene encoding RNA polymerase sigma factor; the protein is MAVSTTTVPGANLDPSDADQQVITSVLAGDRDAFSVLIHRYSDPLYRHALGMTGSPDVAEDILQQSFIKAFHHLAEVRGRFDAWLFRIVANGCKDWLKNIRRTHVSYEEDDQPSSYATPDEDLDRSELRQDLDRALATLNASLREAFVMKHVEGRSYEEMSDLLGTTVGALKMRVHRAREALHAILEEKYA